In Aptenodytes patagonicus chromosome 8, bAptPat1.pri.cur, whole genome shotgun sequence, a genomic segment contains:
- the CAV3 gene encoding caveolin-3: MAEEQTELEERIIIKDQHTKEIDLVNRDPKHINEDVVKVDFEDVIAEPVGTYSFDGVWKTSYTTFTVSKYWCYRLLSAILGIPLAVVWGFLFALISFCHIWAVVPCIKSYLIEIQCVSRIYSLCIHTFCDPLFEALSKICSNIRVALRKEI, from the exons atgGCAGAGGAACAGACCGAGCTGGAGGAGAGGATCATCATCAAGGACCAGCACACCAAGGAGATCGACCTGGTGAACAGAGACCCAAAGCATATTAACGAGGACGTTGTAAAG GTGGATTTTGAGGATGTGATAGCTGAGCCTGTGGGAACATACAGCTTTGACGGCGTCTGGAAAACCAGCTACACCACCTTCACCGTCAGCAAGTACTGGTGCTACCGGCTGCTCTCTGCCATCCTGGGAATCCCCCTGGCAGTCGTCTGGGGCTTCCTCTTTGCCCTCATCTCCTTCTGTCACATCTGGGCAGTGGTGCCCTGCATCAAGAGCTACCTGATAGAGATCCAGTGTGTCAGCCGAATCTACTCCCTCTGCATCCACACCTTCTGCGACCCGCTCTTTGAGGCACTCTCCAAGATCTGCAGCAACATCAGAGTTGCTCTCCGGAAGGAGATCTAG